In Wenyingzhuangia fucanilytica, the following are encoded in one genomic region:
- the radC gene encoding RadC family protein, translating to MKNRTKSLTIKQWNEADRPREKLILKGVNSLSDAELIAILIGSGNRNESAVELSKKILNHFSNNLNQLAKANIGELQKFNGIGEAKAISIVTALEIGKRRRLAEALSVPKITCSKDAYEIFQPIIGDIHHEEFWVLHLNNNNKVIEKQMISKGGLTGTLVDLRIIFKKSLELLSTAIILGHNHPSGKLQPSSADKQITTKIKNASTTLDIKVLDHLIITQKAYFSFADEGIL from the coding sequence ATGAAAAACAGGACAAAATCTTTAACCATTAAACAATGGAATGAAGCAGACAGACCTAGAGAAAAATTAATTCTAAAAGGAGTTAACTCACTATCGGACGCTGAATTGATTGCTATTTTAATTGGTTCGGGAAATAGAAACGAATCTGCTGTAGAACTTTCTAAAAAAATATTAAATCACTTTAGCAATAATTTAAATCAACTCGCAAAAGCAAATATTGGGGAATTGCAAAAATTTAATGGTATTGGAGAGGCCAAAGCCATTAGCATTGTTACCGCACTTGAAATAGGAAAACGCAGACGTTTGGCTGAAGCCTTATCTGTTCCTAAAATTACTTGTAGCAAAGATGCTTATGAAATATTCCAACCCATTATAGGAGATATTCACCATGAAGAATTTTGGGTTTTACACCTTAACAACAATAACAAAGTGATAGAAAAACAAATGATTAGTAAAGGTGGGCTCACCGGGACCTTGGTAGATCTAAGGATTATTTTTAAAAAGAGTTTAGAACTATTATCAACCGCTATCATTTTAGGTCACAATCATCCATCTGGCAAACTACAGCCTAGTTCAGCCGACAAACAAATCACTACTAAAATTAAAAACGCAAGTACTACTTTAGATATAAAAGTTTTGGATCATTTAATAATCACACAAAAAGCTTATTTTAGCTTTGCAGACGAGGGAATCTTATAA